The following proteins come from a genomic window of Miscanthus floridulus cultivar M001 chromosome 2, ASM1932011v1, whole genome shotgun sequence:
- the LOC136539202 gene encoding uncharacterized protein — protein MAMAPEPFFFTPPPAPRHLAELRIDPGHYAVAFSAPCAADAGRKRRCLLPASSVRKRMLLELPPFDPAPNTPSPPPTPPPPPTTPTASRAAEFSFEPGLRPRHPTSAGNMFAFAENATGTPGGSSASSAGNMFAFLAAPERPDTPTGPTSRGGFVFAASPEGPLTPTSRGSNTSSLTFLASPKQPLTPMGSTASGCEASLMPTGSGAAASLHSAKTARTGATGSVGFEFFPSSGPACAKLGSPSSAVDKETTLPPVGLRTPSFVFSASRSLPPPRSGSRKRPRPNLHIETNPCRMSPRHWEEDTPPPQQQQLTPSPQKLAKTNSTVNPEASRSSIMSEPCCAFFASPGKAVKQEAKKASSEASRSPAGSRCTSPETRTSSPEKPRKPEQEVEVSSAVCSGAELVLRVTCKCGVHKEFSFDHRV, from the exons atggccatggcaccGGAGCCCTTCTTCTTCACTCCGCCGCCCGCGCCGCGGCACCTCGCCGAGCTCCGCATCGACCCGGGGCACTACGCTGTCGCCTTCTCCGCGCCCTGCGCCGCCGACGCGGGGCGCAAGCGCCGCTGCCTCCTCCCGGCCTCCTCCGTGCGCAAGAGGATGCTGCTCGAGCTGCCCCCCTTCGACCCCGCGCCGAACACACCGTCGCCTCCGCcgacgcccccgcccccgcccaccACACCGACGGCGTCGCGCGCCGCGGAGTTCTCGTTCGAGCCGGGACTCCGCCCGCGCCACCCGACCTCCGCGGGAAACATGTTCGCGTTCGCCGAGAACGCGACGGGGACGCCGGGGGGCTCCTCGGCCAGCAGCGCGGGGAACATGTTCGCGTTCTTGGCTGCGCCGGAACGGCCCGACACGCCCACGGGTCCCACCTCCAGGGGCGGCTTCGTGTTCGCGGCTTCGCCGGAGGGGCCGCTGACGCCCACCTCCAGGGGCTCCAACACCAGCAGCCTCACGTTCTTGGCTTCGCCGAAGCAGCCGCTGACGCCCATGGGCTCCACTGCCAGCGGCTGCGAGGCGTCCTTGATGCCCACCGGCAGCGGCGCAGCCGCGTCCCTCCACTCCGCGAAGACGGCGCGCACGGGCGCCACCGGAAGCGTCGGGTTCGAATTCTTCCCTTCGTCGGGGCCGGCGTGCGCGAAACTAGGCTCTCCATCTTCCGCGGTGGACAAGGAGACGACGCTTCCCCCCGTGGGCCTCAGAACGCCGTCGTTCGTCTTCTCGGCGTCGCGGTCGCTGCCTCCGCCGCGGAGTGGGAGCAGGAAGCGACCGCGGCCCAACCTCCACATCGAGACGAACCCTTGTCGCATGAGTCCGCGACACTGGGAGGAAGATACGCCGCCGCCGCAACAGCAGCAGCTCACCCCGTCGCCGCAGAAGCTCGCCAAGACGAACTCCACCGTCAACCCCGAGGCCTCCCGCTCGTCTATCATGTCGGAGCCGTGCTGTGCGTTCTTCGCATCGCCGGGAAAGGCGGTCAAGCAG GAAGCCAAGAAAGCCTCCAGCGAGGCATCCCGCTCGCCAGCCGGGTCACGCTGCACGTCGCCGGAGACGAGGACTTCCTCGCCAGAAAAGCCGAGAAAGCCG GAGCAAGAGGTGGAAGTGTCCAGCGCGGTCTGCTCCGGAGCCGAGCTGGTGCTGCGCGTGACCTGCAAGTGCGGCGTCCACAAGGAGTTTAGCTTCGACCACCGTGTCTGA